Part of the Flavobacterium okayamense genome, TACTCAAGTGTGGTTCCAATCAAGTATAAAAAGCTTTTTTTGTCGACTAAAATTTTTACACCATTATCTTCAAAAAGTTTATCTTCATCTTTTTGCTGGTTATCAAACTTTAGTTCATAAGACAAGCCACTACAACCACCACTTTTAACCCCTACGCGAATAAAATCGATAGTTGCATCAAATCCATCATCCGTCATTAACTCAATGGCTTTCTTTTTTGCCGAATCTGACACTTTAATCATAACCTCTTTGTTATTTATTTTTAATCGGTGTTATGTAATTCGCAATAAAAAAATTAATTCTTCTTATTGCTAATTTCATAGCTAATTTTGATTTTGTCTAAATTAACCGCAAAGATAGTTTATAAAATACGAAATGCAATGAATCGTAACATTTTTATAACTTATTGTAGCATAAAAAGAACTTATAGTAAATGCTATACAAAATTTGTAACTTGCAGAAAATTTAATTCAAATGAAAATTTACCCTATTGAAGCTGGAAATTTTAAGTTAGATGGAGGCGCGATGTTTGGTGTTGTACCTAAATCTATTTGGAATAGAACTAATCCCGCCGACAGCAATAATTTAATTGATATTGCGGCTCGTTGCATGTTAATTGAAGATGGTAACCGATTAATTTTGATTGATACTGGAATGGGTAATAAACAATCAGATAAATTTTTTGGTTATTATTCACTTTGGGGAGATTTCTCTTTAGAAAAATCACTTAAAGAAAAAGGATTTCATCCAGATGATATAACCGATGTTTTTATGACGCACTTGCACTTCGACCATTGTGGCGGTAGTGTGAATTGGAATAAAGACAGAACGGGTTATGAAGTTGCGTTTAAAAATGCACGTTATTGGACAAATGAAAATCATTGGGAATGGGCAACTATTCCTAATGCTCGTGAAAAAGCTTCTTTTTTACATGAGAACATAATTCCTATGCAAGAAAGTGGTCATTTGCATTTTATTTCAAGACCCGAAAGTGGTTTTTCTGAAACTTCTGAACTTGATCTTGGCATTTTCTTTGCAGATGGACATACTGAAAAGCAAATGTTGCCACATGTAAACTACAAAGGTAAAACGATAGTTTTTTGTGCTGATATGTTGCCAACAGCAGGGCATATTCCTATTCCATATGTAACTGGTTATGATACAAGACCTTTATTGTCTATGTCAGAGAAAGAAATTTTTTTAAAAATCGCAGCAGATAATAATTACTATTTATGGTTAGAGCACGATGCTCACAATCAAATTATAACCGTTCAAAACAGAGAAAAAGGAGTTCGTTTAAACGAAGTATTTACTTGCGATGAAATCCTAAATTAGTGTTAAATAGTAAATATAGTGTAACAAAATAAAAGCATATTTGTCAAATTAAATTAGTTATAAACATAAAACTTTATAAATGAGAACTTTAAAACCTATTTACATTTCTGCAGTTGCTGCTTTAGTCTTATCTAGCTGTGGATCTTCAAAAATGATTTCAACACCAATTGAAAATGTTGATAATCAACCGTTAAAAATTACTCCTTTAGCTGAAAATGATTTAAAAAGATGGAGTCATTTAGATCTTGTTAAAGATACTGTTCCTGGAATGAGCGTTGATAAAGCTTATGCAGAATTATTGAAAGGAAAAAAATCAACAACGGTTATTGTTGGTATTGTAGATTCTGGAGTAGATATTCGTCATGAAGATTTACAAGGCCAGATTTGGACAAACTCTAAAGAAATTGCGAACAACGGAAAAGATGATGATAACAATGGTTACATCGATGACATTCATGGTTGGAATTTCCTTGGAGATAGTAATGATGAACAATTAGAAAAAACTCGTATTGTTGCTAAAGGACCTGGAACTCCAGATTATGATAAAGCAAAAGCAGAACTTGATGAAGATATTGCTGGGGTAATGCAAACAAAACAACAAATCGATATGATTGTTGCCGCTGACAAAGCAATCAAAGAACATTTAAAGAAAGACAACTTTACTTTAGAAGATGTTAAGGGAATTCAAACTGAAGATCCTACTTTGTCTCAATACAAAGCTATGTTTACTCAAATTTTAAGTAGTACTACAAAAGAAGCTTTCGATAAAAGAATTCAAAGTGGCGTAGATTATGTTTACGATCAATTAAACTACAACTTAAATGTTAATTTTAATGGACGTAAAATTGTAGGTGATAACCCTAACGATATTAACGATACTAAATATGGTAACAACAACGTAATTGGTCCAGATGCTGAAGATGCAAAACACGGAACTCACGTTGCTGGAATTGTTGCTCAAGTAAGAGGAAACGGAAAAGGTGGAGATGGTGTTGCTAAAAATGTTAAAATTATGGCAATTAGAGCGGTTCCAAATGGCGATGAGTATGATAAAGATATTGCATTAGGAATTCGTTATGCTGTAGATAATGGAGCAAAAGTAATTAATGGTTCATTTGGTAAATACTTCTCTCCAAATAAAGAATGGGTTCAAGACGCTTTAAAATATGCTGCTGAAAAAGATGTATTAGTAATTTTTGCAGCTGGTAACGATTCTAAAGATTTAGATGTAGTAAACAAATACCCAAGTGATTCTTACGATGGTGCTCCTGAAATTTCTAACAATGTGTTAATTGTAGGTGCATTAAATGTTGAATACGGTTCTAAAATGGTAGCTCCTTTTTCAAACTACGGAAAGAAAAACGTTGATGTTTTTGCTCCTGGTATGAAAATTTATGCTACAACACCTAATCAATCTTATGAGTATCTACAAGGAACTTCTATGGCTTCTCCTAATGTTGCTGGTGTTGCAGCTTTAATTCGTTCATATTATCCTAATTTAACTGCTGCTCAAGTGAAGCAAATCATTATGGATAGTGGTTTACCACTTAAAAATGACGTAAAAGTTGGTGAAGATCAACATAAAGCTAATTTCTCAGAAGTATCAAAAACAGGTAAAATTGTTAATGCTTACAATGCTATTATAATGGCAGAGAAAATGTCTAAATAATTCAATTTTTTACAATAAACTAACCACAAAATCGATTTATATAAAAAAAACGGTTTTGTGGTTTTTAATTTATAGCAATGAAGAAATTATTAATTATTACTTTGTTTTCGACTATAGGATTTAGTCAAAACAATCCAAATTCTGGTTATTGGCAACAACATGTCGACTACAAAATGGATGTTGATATGAATGTTAAAAATTACCAATATAAAGGACATCAAGAATTAGTTTATACTAACCATTCTCCAGATACACTAAAAAAAGTTTATTATCATTTGTACCCTAATGCCTTTCAACCTGGAAGTGCTATGGATGTTCGTTTACAAACTATTGCCGATCCTGATAAAAGAATGGTACGATCTTTTAAAAAAGGAAATGAAGATGTTACTGAAAGTAGAATTAGCACATTACAACCAAATGAAATTGGCTATTTGAAAATTTCAAACTTTACTCAAAATGGTAAACCTGCTTCTACTAAAGTTGTTGGAACTGTTATGGAAGTTGAGTTAAACGAACCTATTTTACCTCATCAAAAAACAACTTTTGTTTTAGATTTTGATGGACAAGTTCCTTTACAGGTTCGTCGTTCAGGTAGAAATTCAGAAGAAGGTGTAGCGCTTTCAATGACACAATGGTATCCTAAAATGGCTGAATATGATTTTGAAGGTTGGCATGCCGATCCATACATTGGAAGAGAATTTCATGGTGTTTGGGGAAATTTCGATGTAAAAATTACACTTGATAAAGAATATACTATTGGCGGTACAGGATATTTACAAAACAAAAATGAAATAGGTCACGGCTATCAAGATAAGAGTGTAGAAGTAAAGCTTCCTAAGAAAGCAAAAACATTAACTTGGCATTTTGTTGCGCCAAATGTTCACGATTTTGCTTGGGGTGCTGATAATGAATACCTTCACGATATGGTTTTAGGACCAAATAATGTAGAATTACATTTCTTCTATAAAAACAAGAAAGAAAATATAGAAAACTGGAAAAAACTTCAACCCAAAACTGTTGAATTATTGGCGTTTTTCAATAAAGCTGTTGGTGAATATCCTTACAAACAATATTCTATTGTACAAGGTGGCGATGGTGGAATGGAATATGCGATGTGTACATTAATAACTGGAAACAGAAGTTATGGAAGCTTAGTCGGTGTAACGGCACACGAATTTGCGCATTCTTGGTTCCAACATATTTTAGCATCAAACGAGAGTAAACATGAATGGATGGATGAAGGTTTTACTTCATTTATTTCAGATTTAGCTATGGAACAAGTTTTACCATCTAAAACTAAAGACGGCGAAGAAGTTAACCCTTTCGAAGGAGCCTACCAAGGTTATCGTTATTTAGCTAAAAGTGGTAAAGAACAACCGCTTTCTACCCATGCAGATCGTTATGATTTTAATATGACATATGGAATTGGAGCTTATAGTAAAGGTGAAATCTTTTTATCGCAATTAGGATATGTTATTGGGGTAGAAAACTTAATGAAAACTTTAAAACGTTATTACAACGATTATAAGTTTACACATCCAACTCCAAATGATATTAAAAGAACTGCCGAAAAAGTTTCTGGAGCTAATTTAGATTGGTATTTAGTAGATTGGACACAAACTACCAATACAATTGATTATGGAATAAAAAATGTTTCCGAAGAAAATAATATGAGTAAAGTAACTCTTGAAAGAATTGGAAGAATGCCTATGCCAATAGATTTATTGGTTGTTTATGAAGATGGAACTCAAGATACTTTTTACATTCCAAATACTTTAATGCGTTGGGAAAAACCAAATCCTTTTCCAATAGAAAGAACTGTTTTAGAAGGTTGGGATTGGGCATACCCTACATTTAGTTTTACAACTAAAAAAGGTATAAAAGCAATTGTTATCGACCCTAGCGGCTTAATGGCTGACGTTGATTTAAACAACAATACTTGGGAGAAAAAATAATTTAATTTCCTCATAAAAACAAAAGCCATCGTTTAGATGGCTTTTTTTATACCTTTGCCTCAATGAAATTTACGTATCCCAAACACGAAAAATTAAAAAGTCAAACGGCAATAAATTTACTTTTTTCTGAAGGTAAATCGGTTGCAAAATATCCCTTACGTTTGGTTTATGTTGAAAATCCAAATGCAGAAGAGAAACTACAAATTGGAGTTTCAGTTTCAAAAAAATATTTTAAAAAAGCTGTAGATAGAAATCTTTTTAAACGCTTACTCAGAGAATCGTATCGTTTAAATAAAAATTTATTAAAAATTGATTCAGAAAAAAAGTACAGCATGATGCTTTTGTACCAAACAAAAGACCGCTTATCATTTGAAGAAATTCAAGAAAAGATGATTCTTCTATTCGAAAAATTTCAAAAAGAAACTGAAAAGTAAAGTTTGGCTAAATTTTTGTAAACGTATAGTTTTCACAAAACAATTTTAGGTTTTAAATCAATAATACTTAAATTAGCAGTTAATATATTTAATTCTTAAAGAATTAAGAAAATTTTGGATCAAAATGAGACTACTTAAAAAACATTATATCATTACAATTTTTTCAGTTGTATTTCTATTTATTGGAGCCAGCTTTCGAAATGACTTTTTCGAAATCGCTAAGCAAATAGAAATTTTTACAGAAACCTTTAAAACGGTAAACCAAAACTATGTAGATGAAACAAATCCTGGCGAGTTAATGGATGTGGCATTGAAAAGTATGCTTTCAGAATTAGATCCGTATACTGTTTTTTTTAACGAACAAGATGTTTTGCGTTTTAAGATTAATAATACTGGAGAATATACAGGAATTGGCGCTTTAGTTCAACGTATTGATGGACATGTAATTTTAAAAGAAGTCTATAAAGGATTCTCTGCTGATAAAGCTGGACTTAAAGCTGGTGACGAAATTGTCCAAATTGATGACATCAATCTTAAAGAATACAAAGAAGACGCTTCTCAACTATTAAGAGGCTCTAAAAGTAGTAAAGTAAACATTCAATATTTACGTCTAGGAAAAAAACAAACAACTGAAATTATCTTAAACGAAGTAGAAATAAAAGCAGTTCCCTTCTTCAAATTACTAGATGATAATGTTGGGTATATTGTTTTAACTAAATTTACAGAAACAGCTAGCAAAGAAGTGCGTTCTGCACTGATAGATTTAAAAGGTAAAGGAGCAACAAAAATCATTCTTGATTTAAGAGGAAATCCAGGTGGTTTACTTCATGAAGCAGTAAATATTTGCAATTTATTTGTTCCTAAAGGGGAAATAATTGTAACTACAAAATCAAAAAATGAAAAACATAACAATACCTATCGTACACAAAATCAGCCTTTAGATTTAGATATTCCTTTGGCCGTAATTGTAGATGGTAAAAGTGCTTCGGCTTCTGAGATTGTTTCAGGTGCTTTACAAGATTTAGACAGAGCTGTTGTTTTAGGTAGTCGTAGTTTCGGAAAAGGATTAGTTCAACGTCCTTTAAACTTATCTTACGGCACTCAAGTTAAAGTTACTATTTCACGTTACTATACGCCTTCAGGACGCTGTATTCAAGCATTAGATTATTCTAGAAAAGATGAAAACGGAAAAGCTATAAAGAAAACGCAAGAAGAATTTAATGCTTTTACTACCAAAAAAGGAAGAACTGTTTATGATGGCGGAGGAATTCAACCTGATATTGTTATTGCAGAAACTAAAACAAGTTCGATAACTGATGCGTTACTAAAAAACAACGCAATTTTTGATTTTGCTACGCAAATGTACTATCAAAAGCCAAATAACACTTCAGTTTCAGAAACAGATTTTAACGCTTTTAAAAATTTTGTAAAAAATGACAAGTATAAATTAGACACGGAAACAGAACGTGCTTTAGAAGTCCTTTTAGAAAAAGCTAAAAAAGAAAAAATTGATGTGGTAATCGCTACTCAGTATGAACAACTAGAACAAAAGATTAAACAAAGCGAAGAAGCAGAAATTGTAAAGTATAAAGCTGAGATTCTTAAACAAATTGAAGAAGAATTGATTATTAGAAATCATTATAGAGAAGGGCTTTATTCTTCTTATACTGATAAAAATACTGAAATTAAAAAAGCTAAAGAAGTACTAAATAATTTAGCGCAATATAAATCTATTTTAAAACAATAATCATGCGTAAAATTCTACTATTCTTTATTGTAATAATTCCTTTTTTAGGGTTTTCACAACAAGATGAAGAAGTACACTCTATATATTTTGAATTTGATAAATACAATTTAAAGCCTGAACAAGCTGATGGAGTTGTCAATTTCGTAAAAAAATTAGATACAACCAAAGTTGAATCTATTGAAATATTTGGATATTGTGACGATAGAGGTAAAGATGCTTATAATTATAAATTATCGACAAATAGAGCTACTACAGTAAAAAACAAACTTGTTGAAAAAGGCATAAAAAATAAAATTATAATTACAATAGAGGGAAAAGGGCGTATTTTAATTGACGAAGATGTATTAGATAATGTTCCTGAAGTCCGTTCAAAAAACCGTCGTGTAGATGTTGTTGTTAATTACAAGCCTGTAGTTGTGTCGCATTTAGGCATACCACATTTGTATGAACAACTCCCTAAAAATCCTGTTGTTGGTGATCGAATTTATTTAGACGATGTGTTATTTGAACGAGGTAGTAGTAATCTAACGTTTAAAGCAAAAAAACAATTAGATTTTATTGCAAGACAATTATATCGATTTCCTAAACTTGAATTTGAAATTCAAGGCCATGTTTGTTGTACACCTTATCATACAGAAGCCATTGATCGTGCTACAAAAAAGCGTGAGTTATCTATTAACAGAGCAGAACGTGTTTTTAAATACTTTTCTTCAAAAAAAATTGCTAAATCAAGAATGAAAACTATTGGATTGGGGAACAGTCAACCTCTAGGCAAAGGTTCACAATTTGATAGAAGAGTGGAATTAGTTATTACGAAGATTTAATATAAAAAAAGGCTGAAAATATAATCAGCCTTTTTTCATTCTTATATGCGGAATATCGTCTTCTAAGTACATTTCGCTGATTTTTACAAATCCGTGAGACTCATAAAATTTTTGCAAATATTCTTGAGCTGAAATTTCAATAGTTGTTTCGTTGAAATTTTCTTTTATCGCTTCAATAGAAACTCGCATTAAATCGTGTCCGAATTTTTTATCGCGACATTTCTGTTTTACTACCACTCTTCCTATTGAGGTTTCCTCAAAATAATATCCTTTATCAAATAAACGCGAATAAGCCACCAATTCTTCGTTATAATATCCTAAAACGTGAATTGCCTTTGCGTCTTTGCCATCTACATCTTGATAAACGCAATTTTGCTCCACCACAAACACTTCTGAACGCAATTGGAGTAAATTATATAGTTCGCTTATAGAAAGCTCGTTAAATCGCTTTATTTTGAATTTAATTTCCATTGTAATAAAATTGTCATTCCGATGTTAGGAGGAAACTCATAATACATAGATTTTTCGCTTTGTTCAGACTCGAGGCGTTGCCGAACAGAGCGAAGCTGATAACAAAAAATATGAAGTTAATATTACTTCAAAAACTTAACCGACTGTATAATCGCTTCGAGTTCGAAAACTAAATCGCGTTTTGCTTTCGACGGATTGTAAGTAAATCCTTCAAGAATTAAGTAGCGATTATTTCTAGTATCTTTTATAGCGTAATTTACAAAAGGTCCAGCCATGAAATCGTTCTTCAATTCCCAGGTTCCTTTTGTTAAGAAAGTTTTTCTACCTTGAATTTTAGTATCAAACAAATACGGCGCATAAGCTTCCTCAGTAATCATCCAAGTATTTGGTAAAACTCCATGAATATTTTGTTTACCAATTGAATCACGCATTTTAATGATGTTTCCAATTACTGCACTATCATTTTCAATTTTGTTAATGGGAACCTGATAAACTAAAATACTGTTATAACCAGATGAAAATTCTTTTCTTATCCATAGAAAATCATCCTTTAACATGTCGTATTTATATCCATATCCAATTTCTAAACTAACACCAAAACGATCCTTTATGTTTTTGTCGCTTATTAGTGATTTTCTAATTCTTTTTTGGTTTTCTGTAATTTCAGAAGCTTTTAGAGATTGAATAATTTCAGGTGTTTTTTCTTCAAGAAGTTTTAAGATTTCTTCATTGTTTTTACCCGAAATAAAAAAAACTTTTTGAGGTTTTGCGTACTGATTGTCTTTTGCAACATACGAATTTTGTCCACCTTTTGAGATGTAAACAATGTTTCGACTTTTACGTGCAAAACCTTCAAAAATTTTAGTTGGATACTGATTTAGGTTGAACAATGGCTCTTCTTGAGGTAATCCATCAACTGGAGCAGCAAATTTCTTACGTATTGAATCGCCAATTTCTCCATTCCATAAATTTTCATCTATAAAAAATGAGACATTATTAATTTTCCCGTTCGAGTCAGACAAAACCGCTTTTTTATCGGCTTCGGTTTCTTGGCATGCAATTAAAATTAGGGCACAAACAAAAACTAAAAGAAATTTTTTCATCAGTAAATTGGTTTTTAAAATTCAAATTTGGGTGTGAAATTAACCATTTGTTTTTAATTTCATTCCCGGTTGAATATTATCACCACTAATATCGTTCCATTTTTTTAAATCTTCTGCAGAAATTCCTGGAAATTTTCTAGCAATTGAATATAACGAGTCCCCAGATTGAACAGTATAAGTTCCATTATTACTAGTATTTTTAGAATTTGAGACTGCCACAGGTTTACTTGAATAAATTTTTAAAGATTTACCTGCGTGTATTGTATTTCCTCTTAGATTATTCCATCTTCTCAAGTTTGCTATTGAAACATTATACTTATCTGCAATTAACCCAATACTTTCTCCTCTTCTAATTTTATGATAAATCACATTTGAAGATGATGAAGAATTACTTACAATAGCTTCTGTTTGAATACCTTCTTTTTTAGTTGCCAAATAATCTACATAAGCATAAACTTTATCTTCATTTGACACAAACAGGCCTAATTTATTTTTAGGCAAACGTAAATAATGTTGTTTCCCCTCTACAAACGGAATAATATTTAATTTGTAAATAGGATTTAAAAATTCGATTTGCTCAACGGGAATATCTAATAAATCGGAAACTTGTTGGAACGAGATTTCTCTTTTTACAGCAATTGTATCCGTTTCAAAATAAGAAGCAGTTGCTTTTTGAGGTTGTAAACCATGTTCTTTTTTGTATTCGAAAATATACATAGTTGCTAAAAATGCTGGAACGTAATTTGCTGTTTCACGTGGAAGGTTTCTGCGAATATTCCAGTAATTTTGACTTCCACCCGAACGACGGATTGCTTTTGATACATTTCCTGGTCCGGCATTATAAGAAGCTAAAACCAAACTCCAATCACCAAAAATTCCGTATAAATTTGATAAATATTGACAAGCAGCTTCTGTTGCTTTTAACGGATCGTAACGTTCGTCTACATAAGAATTTACTTCAAGATTGTATTGTTTCCCTGTTGGATACATAAATTGCCATAAACCTGTTGCGCCAACTCTTGAACGTGCTTTAGGATTTAATGCTGATTCTACAATTGCCAAATATTTAATCTCTAACGGAACATCGTATTTTGCTAAATGTTCTTCAAACATTGGAAAATAATATTCAGAAATTGCCATCAAACGCTCCATTGAACTTTTTCTGTTTTTTAAAAATGCTTTAATCACATTTTCTAAAGCCGGTGTATGTTCAATATTAAATGGAGACTGTGCGTCTAATTTTGCTAAACGTTTCTTTAGAACTTCAGTAGACAAATCATAATTAACGTTTCCTAACGAATCGATATCTATTTCGGTAACGTCGTTTTGCATTTCTTCAAAAATTTCTTCATTAGAAAGTTCTGCCATCCATCGTTCATCAATACAATTGCTTGTATTGTGATTTACAAATGTAGCTTTTAACGAATCGATATATGAAACTTTTGGAAGTTCTAAATTTGGTTCTACTTGTGCTTCTTCTTGAGCAAAGCTTGCAAAAGAATAGCTTAGTAAAATGGAAGTAATTATATGTTTTTTCATTAGTATAAAATTTAAATTTGGGGAAATTAAATTATACTATAACTTGTTTATTTTCAAATTATTGTGCTAATAGTAGCAAATATAACTTTTTATTTTTAAATTAATCTAAAATTGCAGCAATTCCAGGAAGTACTCGTCCTTCTAACATTTCTAACATTGCACCACCTCCAGTTGAAACATAACTCATTTTATCTTCAAATCCGAATTGTTTTACTGCAGCAACACTATCGCCACCACCTACAAGTGAAAAAGCACCATTTGCAGTTGATTCGGCTATGAAATCACCTAGTTTTATAGTTCCGTTTGCGAAACTTTCCATTTCAAAAACTCCTAAAGGTCCGTTCCAAAGTATCGTTTTCGAATCTAAAATTAATCTTCTGAAAATTTCTAATGATTTCGGACCTGCGTCTAAACCTTGCCATCCATCAGGAATTTGATTCACATCAATAACTTGTGTATTGGCATCGTTTGTAAAAGCATCTGCTGCGATAACATCAACAGGTAAGTGAATTTGAACTCCTTTTTCTTTGGCTTTTTTCAAGATTTCAATCGCTAAATCTAATTTATCATCTTCACAAATCGAATTTCCGATTTTTCCACCTAGCGCTTTGATAAAAGTAAAAGTCATTCCACCACCAATAATCATATGATTAACTTTATCTAAGATATTCTCGATAATAGTAATTTTTGAAGACACTTTACTTCCGCCTAAAATAGCCGTTACTGGTTTTTCAGAATCGCTCAATACTTTATTAATACTTTCAATTTCTTTGGCTAACAAATAACCAAAACACTTATCTTTTGGATAAAATTGAGCAATAATTGCAGTTGAAGCATGCGCTCTGTGTGCCGTTCCAAAAGCATCGTTAACATAAATATCACCCAATTTTGCTAATTTTTCAGCAAATGCAACATCCCCTTTTTCTTCTTCGGCATGAAAGCGAAGATTTTCTAATAATAAAATTTCACCTGCATTTAGACTAGCCGCTGCATTTTCAACTTCTGATCCAATACAATCGTTCACAAATTTTACTTTTTTACCTAAAACTTCTTCAATTTTATATACGATATGACTTAATGAATATTTTGCTTCAACACCTTTTGGTCTTCCTAAATGACTCATTAAAATAACACTTCCTCCATCATTAAGAATTTTATCTATTGTTGGTTTCGCAGCTTCAATTCTTGTAGCGTCAGTTACTTTAAAATTATCATCTAATGGTACATTAAAATCTACACGAATAATAGCTCTTTTGTTTGAAAAGTTAAAATCATTAAGGGTTTTCATGAATTCTATTTTAGGTTATATTGCAAATATAAAATATTGATGCTAATAAAATTATAACATCCCTCATATTTGCTAAAAAATTAACCGTTAACGTTTTCGTAATTGAAATTAAGCACTGATTTGTTCTCTTTACGTATATTTACAGCTCTTTTTACACATTTTTATGTATTAGCTTATGCTTTTTTCTGAGATTTTAGGACAAGAACATATTAAAAACCATTTAATTAAAAGTGCCAATGCTGGAAGAATTCCGCATGCACAATTATTTGTTGGTCCTGAAGGAAGCGGAACTTTACCTATGGCAATTGCTTATGCACAATATATTTTGTGTCAAAATTCAGCAGAAAATAATACAGGTAACGAAGCTTGTAATTTAAAATTCAATCATTTATCGCACCCTGATTTACATTTTGCTTTTCCCGTTGCTACTAATGATGAGGTTAAGAACAAACCAGTTAGTGCCAACTTTTTAACATCGTGGCGAGAATTTGTTTTGGAAAATCCGTATGCGGGATTGTTTGATTGGTACAAAAAAATAGGAGTAGAGAAGAAGCAAGGCCAAATAGGTGTTGATGAAGCCTCTGAAATAAACAAATCACTTGCCTTAAAAGCTTA contains:
- a CDS encoding DUF4837 family protein; this translates as MKKFLLVFVCALILIACQETEADKKAVLSDSNGKINNVSFFIDENLWNGEIGDSIRKKFAAPVDGLPQEEPLFNLNQYPTKIFEGFARKSRNIVYISKGGQNSYVAKDNQYAKPQKVFFISGKNNEEILKLLEEKTPEIIQSLKASEITENQKRIRKSLISDKNIKDRFGVSLEIGYGYKYDMLKDDFLWIRKEFSSGYNSILVYQVPINKIENDSAVIGNIIKMRDSIGKQNIHGVLPNTWMITEEAYAPYLFDTKIQGRKTFLTKGTWELKNDFMAGPFVNYAIKDTRNNRYLILEGFTYNPSKAKRDLVFELEAIIQSVKFLK
- a CDS encoding lytic transglycosylase domain-containing protein → MKKHIITSILLSYSFASFAQEEAQVEPNLELPKVSYIDSLKATFVNHNTSNCIDERWMAELSNEEIFEEMQNDVTEIDIDSLGNVNYDLSTEVLKKRLAKLDAQSPFNIEHTPALENVIKAFLKNRKSSMERLMAISEYYFPMFEEHLAKYDVPLEIKYLAIVESALNPKARSRVGATGLWQFMYPTGKQYNLEVNSYVDERYDPLKATEAACQYLSNLYGIFGDWSLVLASYNAGPGNVSKAIRRSGGSQNYWNIRRNLPRETANYVPAFLATMYIFEYKKEHGLQPQKATASYFETDTIAVKREISFQQVSDLLDIPVEQIEFLNPIYKLNIIPFVEGKQHYLRLPKNKLGLFVSNEDKVYAYVDYLATKKEGIQTEAIVSNSSSSSNVIYHKIRRGESIGLIADKYNVSIANLRRWNNLRGNTIHAGKSLKIYSSKPVAVSNSKNTSNNGTYTVQSGDSLYSIARKFPGISAEDLKKWNDISGDNIQPGMKLKTNG
- a CDS encoding phosphoglycerate kinase — encoded protein: MKTLNDFNFSNKRAIIRVDFNVPLDDNFKVTDATRIEAAKPTIDKILNDGGSVILMSHLGRPKGVEAKYSLSHIVYKIEEVLGKKVKFVNDCIGSEVENAAASLNAGEILLLENLRFHAEEEKGDVAFAEKLAKLGDIYVNDAFGTAHRAHASTAIIAQFYPKDKCFGYLLAKEIESINKVLSDSEKPVTAILGGSKVSSKITIIENILDKVNHMIIGGGMTFTFIKALGGKIGNSICEDDKLDLAIEILKKAKEKGVQIHLPVDVIAADAFTNDANTQVIDVNQIPDGWQGLDAGPKSLEIFRRLILDSKTILWNGPLGVFEMESFANGTIKLGDFIAESTANGAFSLVGGGDSVAAVKQFGFEDKMSYVSTGGGAMLEMLEGRVLPGIAAILD